Proteins encoded within one genomic window of Rhinoderma darwinii isolate aRhiDar2 chromosome 5, aRhiDar2.hap1, whole genome shotgun sequence:
- the SEH1L gene encoding nucleoporin SEH1 isoform X1, with the protein MFVARSISADHRDLIHDVSFDFHGRRMATCSSDQSVKVWDKSENGDWRCTASWKTHSGSVWRVTWAHPEFGQVLASCSFDRTAAVWEEIVGESNDKPRGQSHWVKRTTLVDSRTSVTDVKFAPKHIGLMLATCSADGVVRIYEAPDVMNLSQWSLQHEISCKLSCSCISWNPSSSRAHSPTIAVGSDDSSPNIMGKVQIYEYNENTRKYVKAETFMTVTDPVHDIAFAPNLGRSFHILAVASKDVRIFTMKPLRKELTSSGGVTKFEIHTVAQFDNHNSQVWRASWNITGTVLASSGDDGSVRLWKANYMDNWKCTGVLKGDGIPVNSNQQGFSVSSIGSTNPSLPNSVNGSSSARVHS; encoded by the exons ATGTTTGTGGCTCGGAGTATATCGGCCGATCACAGAGATCTCATCCATGATGTCTCCTTCGATTTTCACGGCAGGAGAATGGCGACCTGCTCCAGTGATCAAAGCGTTAAA GTGTGGGACAAAAGTGAAAATGGTGACTGGCGTTGTACTGCAAGTTGGAAG ACACACAGTGGGTCGGTATGGCGTGTAACATGGGCTCATCCAGAGTTTGGGCAGGTGCTGGCTTCATGTTCATTTGACCGAACGGCTGCTGTTTGGGAAGAAATCGTAGGCGAATCAAATGACAAACCTAGAGGACAAAGTCATTGG GTCAAAAGGACTACACTTGTGGACAGCAGGACATCAGTAACTGATGTCAAGTTTGCCCCCAAACATATTGGCTTAATGTTGGCAACCTGTTCTGCAGATGGTGTGGTGAGAATATACGAAGCTCCCGATGTCATGAATCTTAGCCAATGGTCTCTGCAGCATGAAATATCTTGTAAATTGAGCTGCAGTTGTATATCCTGGAATCCATCAAG ttCACGAGCTCATTCGCCTACTATAGCCGTAGGAAGTGATGATAGCAGTCCTAATATAATGGGAAAAGTTCAGATCTATGAGTACAACGAGAACACAAG GAAGTATGTCAAAGCTGAAACCTTCATGACCGTCACAGACCCTGTTCATGACATTGCCTTTGCTCCAAACCTGGGTCGATCCTTTCACATCTTAGCTGTAGCAAGTAAAGATGTTAGAATTTTTACTATGAAACCTTTAAG GAAAGAACTTACCTCTTCAGGGGGGGTAACAAAATTTGAAATTCACACAGTGGCACAGTTTGATAATCACAACTCACAAGTGTGGCGTGCCAGCTGGAACATAACTGGTACAGTTTTGGCATCTTCTGGTGATGATGGAAGTGTTCGTCTGTGGAAAG caaactACATGGACAATTGGAAATGCACTGGTGTCCTAAAAGGAGATGGGATCCCTGTAAATTCCAACCAACAAGGATTTTCTGTGTCTTCTATTGGGTCCACCAATCCAAGTTTACCTAACTCCGTTAATGGGTCATCCTCAGCCAG AGTGCACAGTTGA